The following is a genomic window from Bacteroidia bacterium.
CAGGACGATGAGAAAGTGGCGCATGTTCATGGGAGACCTCATTTCCGTTTGGAACCGATGTTCTGTGGTTCGAGGCGAAGTGTGAGAATAAAGCGTTCTATCATGCCGCCTTTGTTGAGCAGGAAGAGCACCTGCCGCCTTTCGGGCATGATTTTGGAGACGTAACCGAGATAGACTTCGTCGCCTTCGCTGAGCATGACGAGCTGATTGTTCTGGTCACTGATGAAGGCTTTACCCTTCATTATTGCCAGAAGCGTCGATTGCTCAACATTGGGCAAATCAAACGTATTCGGTGGAATTTCCGGCGTAATAAGCGAGCGGAACGGATCGTGTCCGAAAGGAAGGAACGACGTCGAAGCGAGGGACAAGGTGGTGAGCGTATCGGCAAAGGGTTCCTGATTGGAATAATACGCGAACACGTCCACATCGAACTGGACGGTATGTTCAATGCGCCCCATGTCATCGTTCACTTTATGGACTTCGCGGATATCGAAATTGGCCAGCTTCATAAGTCTGGGGCCGTATTCCAGGTACTGGACCATGCGGCCGAAACTTGCAAACGGACCCTGCCCCGCAAGATGATAGCGAATGTAGCCGCAGCCGCTCTGTTCGACCTGCTCCTCGGTAAACACATTGAGATCCAGATCGGGAGTGTACATCAGGATATCGTTGAGATACTGATTTGTACGGCTGGCGATTTCCTCGCTCGGGAGTGTTTTCGGGCGCTGCCTCCAGGAGGCGTTGAGGAGTTCGACGCGTTCCTGGACCTCGAGCAGGCGGTCGAACAGTTCATCGGGATTTCCGAGCTGTTGCTGCAACGTGGCGCGCTCGGTCTGGAGCTCCTCCAGACGCGGTTCCTGTTCGAAATAGATATACCCGAAGCCCGCCCCGGCTGCCAGAAGCAGTAACACCGCGAGAACAATACTATTGCGTATGGCGTATGGCATGGCTACTCTCCTTTCCCCTGGCTATTCGTGGCCGGTGACGGAGCGGAGACCGGAATTTCGCCGATGGCGGTACGAACGGAGTCGTGCCACACCGCAGCGCGGGAGCCGGAATAGGGATACAGACTATCGATTTTCAAACTCATGTCGTAACGGAAAACCTTTGCTTTCCCGATCTCCTGCACAGTGACCTCCCGAAGTCTGGTCAGGCCAATGCTGTTGGACAGTGAAGGAATGCCCGGCCTCTGCAGCGCGTATCCGACAACGGCAGTCCCGCCATCTTTTTCAAATTTCAGCTCACTCACCCATACATTCCCGAGGCGCGCGGTTGCCTGTGCCAACGTATCCAGCGTCTCCGACTAGGTTTCACTGCCGACGAGCAGGGTATCGAGCGTCAGCGTTGCTGTGCGGATTGCCTGGGATCGCGATTCCAACTCGTTGATCTGATCAACGATTTGCTGTTGTTCGGCGAGCTGCTGTTTACTGAAACGCAGTTCTGAATCTATTGCGGAAATTTGATCCTGACGCTCGAGCACCATAATGGTCAGGATGGTGACCAGAACAAAAAGTCCCAACAATAAGACGACACCGTGCCACGCCAGCTTGAAGATTTTCTGATCCTGGAGAATCTTCTGCGGCGTAATGTCGAGGCGATAGAAATGCTCATTCTTCGGCTGCAGGGCCTGCCATGCAAGTGAAACAGGCACTACGTAGCTGCTCATTTCCTGAAGGATGGCCTTGTCATCGGAGTGACCGATGCGAAGTCGGCGAAGTGAATGGAAGACGACCTGCGGGTTGTTCTCGAGAATTTCTTCCTTCAGTCCGATCTCTTCCGCTTTGCCGCTCAAAACAACTCGGTCAGGGCTCACGTACCCTGCATTCTCCGCGGTCAGTTCAATACGATTGTACAGCGTTGAAACGAGATGCGCATCATGCGCGCCCTGCTGGATCGGCGGACCGATATACTCGATGTCATGGCCTCGCATCACGTAGAAATGCGTGACATCCTCATCGACATGAATCACATGCAATAACTCGTTCGGCTTGGCCGGGAAGTGCACACGGACCATGTTTATGAGAGCGATGTCGTTGCTCGTAATGAACTCGATACGCGGCGAGCGCTTGTCCCCCCCTTGTGGTGACGAGCAGATTTCCACGAGCGGAGACTGGTCAACACTCGCTATCGTCAACGCATGCTTACTCCCGGCGCGTGTTTGCGCAATCGCCTGTTTCGGGAGTTGCATATTCAGGGTTTTGTTGATTTCCTCAACCACCCGGGCGCGAATCTTCGCGTTGGTGTCCTTTTTATCGGTTTGCAGGAGGATCGTTCGAACATGCGGATCTTCGAACGACATTGCGAAAGAAGCGCGCGGTTGATAGTGCGTTGCGATGAATTCCCGTATAGAGGAATAATCGATATTTTCCTCTGTATCGGCGTCACCTCCGCCGGCCCCCTGCTCAAAGGGATTGTCGTTCTTCGGCGCTTCCTCATCCATACTCCCTGTGAATTGCTTCACCGGCAGCGGCATGGAAGCGAGATCCATGATGTTGAGCTTGAGTCCGATTCGGCCCACGACCGCGAGACGCAGCGTTGCGCCCTCGATCGAAATACCAATGCAGACTTTTTGCGGCCGTTTCTGTGTGCTCATAGCGTGTTGTTCAGGGGTTTATGCAACCTGCTTGCTGATCAGCTGCTTGATGCGCTTCTTGTTATTCGCATGATTGACGGCTTCGTCAATGCTGATGATTTTCTGCTGGTACAGGCGGAAAAGATCCTGCTCCATGGTGATCATCCCCAGCGCTCCACCTTCGGTGATCATCTGATAGATTTCGCCGGTGTTTCCGTTCTTGATCGCGGCACGTACGGAAGGAGTCACGATCAGCACCTCCTTGGCCAGCGTTCTCTTTCGATCCACTGTCGGCACCAGCTTCTGGGAGACGACCAGTCGCAGCACGTCCGCAAGCCGGTTGCGCACCCGGTCCTGTTCCAGAGGTGGAACCTCACCGATGATGCGGTCTATGCTCTCAACGGCGGAGGACGTGTGCAAGGTAGAGAAGACCTTGTGACCGGAGTCGGTGATTTCCAACGCGGACATAATCGTCTCGGGATCGCGCATTTCGCCGATGACCACGATGTCGGGATCCTGACGCAAGGCCTGTACCGTGCCGTCTTTGAAAGACAGCACATCTCTGCCGACTTCGCGATGCCGGATTACGGATCGTCCCGGGGTATGGACGTACTCGATCGGCGAGCCGATGATGATGATGTGCGAGTCAACGGAACTGTTATTGGCGTCAATAATCGCGTCGAGCGTCGTACTTTTCCCGGAGCCGGTAATACCGGTCACCAGGATCAGGCCCTCTTTGGTATGCTTGAGGTTGACGATGTTCGTGATATTCGGATGGAAATTGTATGTCGAGTACGGCCGTATTTTGGCGGTGATGGCGCGCATGTTCATGCCCACGGCATCGAGATCAAAGTACGCGGTGCCGCGATACCTGAACATTTCGCCATTGACGGTGGTCTGATAGGAGAAATCCAGGCTGCGCTGTTCCAGCAGAAGATTCCGTTGTCGCGGCAGCACCAGCGATTGGATCAACACATCGGCGAAGGGCGATTCGAGTCGCGGCAGCGCTGTTTGCGGCAGCTTGTTCCCATGCACACGAAACCAAATTTCCCCCCGCGTTCCGAAACTGCCGATGTCAATATCGGATGCTTCGACGGAGCGCATGTACTCAAGGACGCGCTCATAGAAATAGCGCAACACCTGGACGGCCTTGTCGTCGAGAGATTCGAGCTGTTTAGCGATGTATTCCTGTCGCTCCGTCCCGTAATAATGGCCGGGCATATCACGAACGACATACTCCATGACCTTCAGGGCATTGGAGATGACTTTTTCGGCTATGACGGGTTCCTCCCCTTTTCCGCGCACCGTATGCGCGGTATGGGTGATCCGTTGAGCAGTATCGACGCTGGCGTCATTCATGGGCAGGCATGATCGTTGACGTGGTACGGACTCAAGTGGGCTCAGCGGCGGAAGCTATGTGATTCCGCGCGGGTGTCCTGGGACGCACGTTATGAATATACGAGGTTTTCAAGAGTTTCGGAATATTGGCTCATAAAAAACTTTAAGATGCAGTCTCGCGTCGTACGTGCGACAATGCCGGATGCCGTGGAGAGTGTAAGGGACGTGTCGCCGTAATTCTTTATGCCGCAGTACATGATGCTGCTCTCCTCGTTACTCATAGTACTTGTAAATTTCCACAGCCAGAAGGCCGAGATTGCCGAGCACCGTACTGAGCGTCTGGTAGCTATACTTCACCGAGGGATTCCCGTTGACGTGCACGTTTGTCACCTTGCTGGGATCGGTATTACCAACCCACACCGTACCAAGAATGGACGGGGTTCCCGTACCGCCGAGTTCGATTCGTACGTCACCCGAGAGCGCGAGGATGATTCCTTGCCATTTGACTCCACCCTTCATGATGAGTTGACCATCGACGACGAGGATACCTGCTCCCGTGATCGTCCCTGTCCATTCGAGATCACCCGGGACATGGACAATTTCCGGCTTCGCCAGACTGCCGAAGGTAGAGTTGCTCGCATATTTTCCTGCGGGTAACAAGATCGTTCTCCGCGCTTTATAGAAATTTTGCAGACTGATCAGATCAGTAGCCCCGAACTGACCGATGCTGGGCTGTCCGCCGGCACCCCATATTCTGTCCTCCACGCCATTGGTCGTCACCTGTTTTGTGACATCTCCTACGATCTTACTTGTCTGCACACCGATTCCATGAACAGCCGTCGAAGAGCCCATGGTCCCGTCAATATTCCAGTCGCGTCCGTCTATATCAAAGGCTGTTCCGCTGTTGGTAAAGGAGACGGAATCACCGAATACCGTCAGGGCGCTTTCCACATTGGGAAATATGGAACTCAATTTTGCTTCCACGAGGATGTTGTGCACGGCTCCGTTGATCAGTCCGCGGGACTGAATCCGTACCGAATCGATACCGATATCGGTCACGCGCACAGAGGTCGTGCCGCCCGCCACCCCTACACTCGTGAAACCCATGCGCCAATTTTTCTCACGACGCAGCCGGCTGACTGCCATATTGACCCCGCTGCGGGCGACGTTCAGGGCCTGCTCGCGTTCGAAGAGGGAGGCAGTGGTTTCGTTCGAGTAATCCCACATACCCATGAATCCCAACAGGGAAATGGAGAGGAGCAGGGTGGATAGCGCGACGATGATAAATGATTGCTGACCCATTGCCGCCTCCTATTTCAGATTTTTCGGAGTGATGGTGAACTCGTTCTGCGAGTACTGATACCCGTCCTCCGAAGACATGGAACTCTTCAGGCGCATACCCACCGTAATCGCCTTGACATCGGCCGGAGCGGTGGTTTCGATGAGTTTCTTGTACGTCGGGTCAAGGCGATAGTACTTGAAGTACCCGCGAACGATTCCGAGGTCGGCGCCCTGCACCTTCCGCCCGTTCACGATACGGAAGAGAGGCAACTCGGCCGTATTGGTCCAAACGGTATTGGGGCTGTAATCTCCAAAAGTATAGCTGATGGTATCGATCTTTCCATCGTTCCCGAGGTCGCAGCGGAAGGTGAAAATCCGAGCGGACGACTGCAGGATTTTCAGCGTATCACAGCCGAAACCGGCTTTCATGATATCATGCCGCAGCGTGCTGGTGACTTCGGTCACATCACCCTGCTGGACGATTTTGTTGACGGATTCAACCTGCGAGTTTTGCCTCTCGCCCTGGAAAAAGGCGAAGTTCAGGATGATCATACCCGCGATGACCACCGAACCGATGATATCCAGATGACTGCTCATATTAGTATGTGGCCAGGTATGACATACGGACTGTATCGGGAGAAAAGTCGTTTGTGATCACAAGATCCGCACGTTTGGAGAACGTGTAGCCGGATACGGCGAGATTCGGATTTGATTCCGAGACGTAGCGTACCGATACCGCAACACGGTACCCCCAGGTTTCCCAGAGACACCTGGGTGTCGCCGTCGTGGGTGTGGTACCCGGCTGCGGGCTGCGGAACACCGATCCGTGAAAATCGTCGAAATCGTCGAAGTTGGGATAGACGCCGACGCCGGGACCACAGGATGTGAGATCCGAGGCCTGCCGTATCCACTTCCCACCCGCAATACTCGCGTCGAAGGGCCGCTGTGCCATTTCCTCGAACAACGAACGTCCTATAGCGACGGCTTTCTGCGTGTACTCGTTACCGTCCAGCACATCTTCGTTCTGAAAATTCAGGGCACGAAAGTTGAGCATGACGGTACCGAGGAGCATAAATGCCCCTATCGTCAATGCCATTTGTCCGGAATTCATCGTGCTACCTCGCTTTCCTGCTGATTCTGTTGCGTTCTGTTACCACACGTGCCATGAATATAGGTCATGAAATCGTTCGCTGCCTGACAGTCTCATTACATTCACATTACATTTTGTTCAGATTCATTCTTCAGCACACCGGCCGCATCAATCGTCGGACATGGTTGCGGCGATCACTTCGGCCACGGACGTCGTCCCCTCCTTGACGCGCTCACGCGCAGAGGCGCGCAGGGTGAGCATGCCTTCGGAGATGGCGATTTGACGCACCTTCTCCTCATCAATTTCCTCTCCGGAGTCGAAGATTGCCTGACGCACAGCCCGGGAGAAGAAGAGCGCTTCATGAATAGCGACCCGGCCCTTATAGCCCTTGACACAGGAGCTGCATCCGACCGCTTCGTAAAATGTCGTATTCCGGATTTCCTCTTCTGTAAAACCAACATTTTTCAATTCGGGGATGTTCAGATCCCGCACTTCCCGCTTGCACTTGGGACACAAGCGCCGCATCAGACGCTGCGCCACCACGAGATTGATCGCATAGGCAATGAGGAAGGTTTCGATGCCCATCTTGAACAGACGTGTGACCGCGCTGGGAGCGTCGTTGGTATGCAGCGTCGAGAAGGTGAGGTGACCGGTATTTGCCAGCTTGATCGCCACATCCGCCGTGGCCTTGTCGCGCATCTCGCCCACCATGACGATATCGGGATCGTGACGGAGTATGGCCCGAATCGCCGCTTCAAAATCGACCTTGTGGCTGATCTTGATCTGACGTGCACCGTCGATCACGTATTCGACCGGATCCTCGACGGTCAGGACGTTGACCTGCGGCGTGATGACAGAGTAGAGGGCCGCAACCAGCGTGGTACTCTTCCCGCTTCCTGTCGGACCGGTAAGGATGACCATGCCCTGTGGTTTGGAGATCGATGTTTTGAACCATTCCAGCGCTTTCGGTTGAAAACCGATTTTCGCGATGTCCTTGATCACTTTGCGGCTGTCGAGAACACGTATGACGATGCTCTCGAATTTCATGGCAAATTCCGAACCGGCGATGGGCAGCACGGACACACGGAAGCGAATCACGGTATTGTCGATCGTACGCTGAATAAAACCGTCCTGCGCCGATTCGCGCTCGAAGCGGTCGATGTTCATCGAACGATCCTTGACCACAGCCAGAACAGCTTCGGGGCGCGTTCCGTCGACACGGTTCCACAGTTGCAGTTTTCCGTCGGAACGGAAGTGGAATTCCGTCGTCGTCAACGACGTCGGAAAAATGTGAATATCGCTGACTCCCTGCCGTACCGCTTCGATGAGACACCCCTCGAAGAGGTTGACCAGCATGGACTTGTTGATCTCCGCATCGAGTTCCGCTTCGTCGATTCCCGATTCGGTATCAACCTCCTCCATTTCCCCTTCCATGTCCTTGAGACTTTCGAGGAAGATGTTGTCTCCTCGAAGGACATTGTCGAGATGGGGCTGCAGGCTGGGGAGATCCGCGTAATACACTTCATATTTGAGTGCACGGAACAGATTCGCGACACGCGGGATGTCCCTGTGGATTGGAATCGCCGAGACCAGGATGAGCTTATCCGGTGTACGGCTGTCGAACTGCATCGGAAGAGTTTTCGACTTGAACAGCATCGCGCGCTGTTCCTGGTTCAGCGATTCGACCAGCTGTTTGATGACGTTGATCCGGCGTTCCGTCATGGCTTCGTCCACCTTCAGGGTCTTGAAGGCATAGATGCGCGCCACTTCCGAGAACACGGTGTGGTGATCGAGCTTGAATTCCTCGACGAGAATCTCGGCGAGACTGCGGCTCTTGTTCCCGACTTCACGCTCCTTGGCGGTCAGGGCTTTGCTGATCGTTTCGCGATCGACGATGCCCTTATGCAGGAGCGCTACGCCGACTTTATCGACTTTGCGTTCCAGTAAGGAGGCTGCGGCATCCATTGACGAAATTCCTTATTCTATCCTGAAATACGCCTCCCGCAGTGAACAGCAGCAGATAATCCGCAATGCTGCCCATGCCCGGTGCACTCTTGGGCTTGATGACGGCTGTTTCGGAGGAGACGATGGTAATGGCGGTCATGACGATCATGATGATCAGGGCCACCCAGAGTTGCATGAAATCCACCACGGACTTCAGTTTATAGGTCGTTTCGCGCTCGTAATAATTCGCCAGCTGCAACGACGTTTCCCGCACCATACCCGTTTCCGCACCGGCGTGGAAACGCGAAAGCGCGGTTTTCGTAAATACCCCCGCCGCTTCAAAGGACTCGTGCAGTCCCTTGCCGTGCTTGAGCATCATCGGGATGGTGATGGTTTTGATTTGATTTTCAAAGTAGGTATTACCCGTGGCTTCGGCGGCGGTTTTGATGATGTCGATGTTCTCTCCTGAACCGCTGTACATGCTGTAGAACACGCGGCAGAAAACCTCTATGGCCGTCTTGTGAATCAGCGCACCCATTACGGGGACGCGGAAGGATATTTTATCCACCCATTCCCTGCCCCGGGGATTTTTGATCAGTGCGAAGAGCCCCGCACCCATGGCGATGAGGAGCAGGATGAACCAATGGATATTTGCGACAAGCCAGTCCGACATCTCCAGCGTCGCTTCGGTCATCGGGGGCAATTCGATGCCGTACTTGAGAAACATGCGCGCTGTCTCGGGGAAGATATAGGCCACGTAGAAAATCACGGCGATCACCAGCAGAACCAAGGTGATCATGGGCATGAGCATGGCGCTTTTCATGCTCTTCTTGAACTCCAGACGCCGCTCAAGGAATTTCGCGGTTGAGTCGTACATCTCGGCCATGGCACCGCTCTTCGATGCGAGGCCGAGCATTTTGGCCGTAAATTTTCCGAAAATATTTTCGTACTTCAGAAAGACCCGCTCGCTTTCGGCACCCTTCCGGAGATCCGCATTGATGTCCTTGAGCGTCTCCCGAAGCATCTTGTTGTCAATGTCATTCGACAGAAGATTCAGAACTTCGTTAAAGGGAAGTTTTTCACGCAGCAAGTCTGCGCTCAAACGCACGAAGGTGATTACATCGGCAACCGGTGGTGTGCCGATATTCAAACCGACTTTTTTACGGACAAAGACTACCTTGTAGCCCATACCCGTAAGCGCGGCCACGACCTCTTCTTTCGAAAAGGCCTTTTGCTCACCCTCGAGCACCTTTTCGCCTTTTTGCGCTTTGTACACGAAGGTCAGGCGTTTCTCCAGCTTGTCGAGCTTGAACGACCGGCCTTTGGAAAGGTCTTGTATCTTGCGCTTGGCTTCCGCCGCGTTACCGGCTGTGATCGTTCCCTGAACGATCTTTCCCGAAGGAACAACCCCCTGAAACCGAAAATCGGCCATATCGCACTTCCTTTTCTGTCCAGCTTCCTCAGTTTTCATGCCCTGCTTGAAGTTCCGCTTGGCAGGGATTCTCGCTCAACAAGTTAGCGTGGCAACCTTAACAGACACTTAATCGCACATTACAAGCATGAAAGGAAGATGCGGTGAGATATCGGCCTCTACTCCTGTCCTTCTGCTCCCTCTCTCACATCGCCCTGCGGAACGGCTTTACGAAAAGCAAAAGCCGGCACAACTGCTGTACCGGCTCCATGCGTGAAAAGCGATGTCCATCTATGCTACCAGTTTTGGTAATCCACAATCATGCGTTTTTCAGTGGTTGCTGTCATGTCAATGGATACCACGACCATACTTTTTGGATTGCGGAGAGAAGCGCCGGTCACCTCCAGGACGGCCTCCGCAGCTTTGGTGATCGTGTACTTCCCGTTGATGTTTTCGGTCTCGAGAGGTGAAGCGCCTTCATTCATGCCGAGGTGTGACATGTTGATGTTGTCGAAGCGGTTGTTGCCGCCTCCCAACATGGATGGTTTCCGAAAATAGCCCTCCGCCGCCGAGACCATGCGCAAACAATCCTGGGTAATGGCGTCCTTGTTCGCCTCTTCACTGTTGCTTCCGAAAATATTCGTACCCACAACAATCGCGATGCCGACGACCACGACCCCCACCACTACAAGGAGAAGCTGTAACGTGCCCATACCACCGCTCCGTCCGGTTTATCTGTGTTCAATTCGTGTCCTCAACCTTTTCCTTTCCTTCGGCCTATCGTCTCAATGCAACAGGCAAGGTAACACGCGAGTCTTACAGCATGCTGAACCGAACATTACAAGTCTGTCAGACTGTCGCCTCTCCACGGAGCTTCGTCCTCCCCGGCGGAGCGCACGCGCGCGCGCAACCGCCGGCAAGCCATGGTCTCAGCCGATCCAACACCACGGGGAAGACGCCGGGCTCAATAGCGCCACGATCGGATGTTATACTCTGACGGACAGCGAGGTGATCACATTCCGTCCCGGCGCGGTAATGCCGGACGAGTATGGACGATACCTTTTATCTGTAATGTTTTCGATTCCGAAGGACAACGAGAACGTATCATTCAGTCGATAGCGGCTTTTCAGATTCACGGTCATCCATGACGGCGAGTACGGGCGACCCAGTTCGTCGGGGGCGTACAGATAGTCCTTGCCGCGCTCCTCGGGGGCCAGGTCATCATATGCCACTTCACCATTGTACAGCGCGTACAGATCTATTTCGAGATTGCCGCCTTTCCATCCCAGATGCGTGCTTCCGAACCAGGGGGGCGCGTGACGCAGAGGCGCCGTGCTGCCATCGTCGAGTTCTTCGATGCCTTTCTGTGCATTGATGCGCGAGACCAGAGAGAGACCCCATGGAAAACGGATTTCCATATCCGCCTGAATTCCGTACACCTCTGCGAAAGCGGCATTCTGTATCGCCTGCACACGACTCATCTCACC
Proteins encoded in this region:
- the pilO gene encoding type 4a pilus biogenesis protein PilO; translated protein: MPYAIRNSIVLAVLLLLAAGAGFGYIYFEQEPRLEELQTERATLQQQLGNPDELFDRLLEVQERVELLNASWRQRPKTLPSEEIASRTNQYLNDILMYTPDLDLNVFTEEQVEQSGCGYIRYHLAGQGPFASFGRMVQYLEYGPRLMKLANFDIREVHKVNDDMGRIEHTVQFDVDVFAYYSNQEPFADTLTTLSLASTSFLPFGHDPFRSLITPEIPPNTFDLPNVEQSTLLAIMKGKAFISDQNNQLVMLSEGDEVYLGYVSKIMPERRQVLFLLNKGGMIERFILTLRLEPQNIGSKRK
- a CDS encoding ATPase, T2SS/T4P/T4SS family, which translates into the protein MNDASVDTAQRITHTAHTVRGKGEEPVIAEKVISNALKVMEYVVRDMPGHYYGTERQEYIAKQLESLDDKAVQVLRYFYERVLEYMRSVEASDIDIGSFGTRGEIWFRVHGNKLPQTALPRLESPFADVLIQSLVLPRQRNLLLEQRSLDFSYQTTVNGEMFRYRGTAYFDLDAVGMNMRAITAKIRPYSTYNFHPNITNIVNLKHTKEGLILVTGITGSGKSTTLDAIIDANNSSVDSHIIIIGSPIEYVHTPGRSVIRHREVGRDVLSFKDGTVQALRQDPDIVVIGEMRDPETIMSALEITDSGHKVFSTLHTSSAVESIDRIIGEVPPLEQDRVRNRLADVLRLVVSQKLVPTVDRKRTLAKEVLIVTPSVRAAIKNGNTGEIYQMITEGGALGMITMEQDLFRLYQQKIISIDEAVNHANNKKRIKQLISKQVA
- a CDS encoding ATPase, T2SS/T4P/T4SS family, which produces MDAAASLLERKVDKVGVALLHKGIVDRETISKALTAKEREVGNKSRSLAEILVEEFKLDHHTVFSEVARIYAFKTLKVDEAMTERRINVIKQLVESLNQEQRAMLFKSKTLPMQFDSRTPDKLILVSAIPIHRDIPRVANLFRALKYEVYYADLPSLQPHLDNVLRGDNIFLESLKDMEGEMEEVDTESGIDEAELDAEINKSMLVNLFEGCLIEAVRQGVSDIHIFPTSLTTTEFHFRSDGKLQLWNRVDGTRPEAVLAVVKDRSMNIDRFERESAQDGFIQRTIDNTVIRFRVSVLPIAGSEFAMKFESIVIRVLDSRKVIKDIAKIGFQPKALEWFKTSISKPQGMVILTGPTGSGKSTTLVAALYSVITPQVNVLTVEDPVEYVIDGARQIKISHKVDFEAAIRAILRHDPDIVMVGEMRDKATADVAIKLANTGHLTFSTLHTNDAPSAVTRLFKMGIETFLIAYAINLVVAQRLMRRLCPKCKREVRDLNIPELKNVGFTEEEIRNTTFYEAVGCSSCVKGYKGRVAIHEALFFSRAVRQAIFDSGEEIDEEKVRQIAISEGMLTLRASARERVKEGTTSVAEVIAATMSDD
- a CDS encoding type II secretion system F family protein, with the translated sequence MADFRFQGVVPSGKIVQGTITAGNAAEAKRKIQDLSKGRSFKLDKLEKRLTFVYKAQKGEKVLEGEQKAFSKEEVVAALTGMGYKVVFVRKKVGLNIGTPPVADVITFVRLSADLLREKLPFNEVLNLLSNDIDNKMLRETLKDINADLRKGAESERVFLKYENIFGKFTAKMLGLASKSGAMAEMYDSTAKFLERRLEFKKSMKSAMLMPMITLVLLVIAVIFYVAYIFPETARMFLKYGIELPPMTEATLEMSDWLVANIHWFILLLIAMGAGLFALIKNPRGREWVDKISFRVPVMGALIHKTAIEVFCRVFYSMYSGSGENIDIIKTAAEATGNTYFENQIKTITIPMMLKHGKGLHESFEAAGVFTKTALSRFHAGAETGMVRETSLQLANYYERETTYKLKSVVDFMQLWVALIIMIVMTAITIVSSETAVIKPKSAPGMGSIADYLLLFTAGGVFQDRIRNFVNGCRSLLTGTQSR